The sequence below is a genomic window from Terriglobia bacterium.
GTGGTGCGGAAAGGGAAGCCGTTGATCTCGCCCTTGACCTTGGGTCGCCGCGTTCCCCACGTTTTGGCCACGTCGAACGGAACGCGGGCGATCACCCATCCGAGACCGGAGCGCAACAGCTCCAGCGTGGCCTTGAACGATTTCGATGCCGTCGGTTTAGTCATTGCAGGAAAACTACCCGGAAACTAGCCGCAGATTAACGCAGATCAACGCAGATTTGGCAATGATCGGCGTGCAGCTGCGTTCATCAGCGGCGAACGGTCAACTCGCCGTCATAACCCGTGGCGATTTCTGTATATTCGCCGCATGCCTCGCGTTCCCCGCGTACGACGCTCGCTCGGCCTGCTGCCGCTGGTCGCCGCCACCTTTTTCATGGTGTCGGGCGGCCCCTACGGCCTGGAGGAGTTGGTGCAAAAGGCGGGGTACGGCCGCGCCCTCATCGTCCTGCTGGTGCTGCCCTTCATCTGGAGCCTGCCCACCGCGTTCATGGTGGGAGAGCTTTCGGGCGCGCTGCCGGAGGAAGGCGGCTACTACGTCTGGGTGCGGCGCGCGTTGGGGCCGTTCTGGGGATTTCAGGAAGCGTGGCTCTCCATGCTGGCCAGCATCTTCGACATGGCAATCTACCCCACGCTGTTTGTCCTCTACCTGGGGCAGATCGCGCCCTCGCTGGGCCGCGGACGCAACGGGTTGCTGGTCGGCGCCGCAATCGTCGCCGTTGCCGCCATTTGGAACATCGCGGGAATCCGCGCCGTCGGCACCAGTTCCGTGTACCTCATGCTGGTGCTGCTGTTCCCCTTCGCGGCCATGACGGTTTACGCGATGTGGCGCTCGCCTCTCACAGGTGTGGTTCATCACGGTGCGTCCGTGGACTTGCTGGGCGCGGTGTCGGTCGCGATGTGGAATTACATGGGCTGGGACAACGCGTCCACCATCGCCGGCGAAGTCGAGGACCCGCAGCGCAATTATCCGCGCGCCATGATCGGCGCCGCCGTGCTGGTCGCCGTCGTGTATCTCATCCCCGTGGCAGCGGCCATGGTGGCCGGCATTGACCCGGGCACCTGGACGACCGGGTCCTGGGTGCAGGCCGCGGGCGCGCTTGGCGGGCGATGGTTGGGGCTGGCCGTAGTGGCGGGCGGCATGATCTGCGGCCTCGGCATGACCAACGCGCTGGTGCTGTCGTATACGCGCGTGCCCTTCGCCATGGCGCAGGATGGATATCTGCCCACGGCATTCCTGCGCGTGCACCCCAAGACCGGCGCGCCCTGGGTTTCGATCCTGGCGTGCGCGGTGGCGTGGACGGTATGCCTGCCGCTGGGCTTCGAACGCCTGGTGTTGATTGACATCATCCTGTACGGCGTGGCGCTGCTGCTGGAATTTGTCGCGCTGGTCGTGCTGCGCGTGCGCGAGCCGGATTTGCCGCGCCGCTTTCGCGCCCCGGGCGGCATCGCGGGCGCGGCTGCCTTGGGCATCGGACCGGCAGCCTTGCTGGTGCTCACCTTCGTCCGCGGCGAGAGCGAGCGCACCGGCCCCTTCACCGCGCTCGGCCTGGGCGCCATTCTGGGATTGCTGGGCGTGCTCGTGTATTACGCGGTGCGAGGAAGAAATGAGGAAGTAATCAGCAACGAATGATCAGAACTGGCTTGCCTCTGTTGGTGATTTTGAGTGTTTAGTACCCAACCGAACCCGAGCCAGGGACATCTCGACACGGTTTCTACAATGCGTAGTCCGGTTACGCGCTTGTAACTTACGCTAAGGGGATTTATCAATAGTTACAACGGGCAAGGCACTTCACACGTCAATGTGCCACGGAGCGGAGATACTAGAAGCAGTCCCACAAATGAATCAGCTCTTGCAACACAAGCGTAAGTTGTTGTAACTGCATGACCGTGATGAACTGATGCTTGGTTGGAGCGCAAAGCACAGCATCGTCGATTCAACAACTTCGAGGACTTGTTGCTCAGTTCGGTTCATTTACGAGAGGCCTTCTAGTAGAGCCTAAAATTGACCTCCACATTGATTTGGACGGCGACCGACTGGCCATTGAGTTCTGCGGGCTGGAACAGCCAGGTGCGAACGGCCGCGACTGCGGCGTCATCGAGGCCCATCCCAATGGCGCGGACAATGCGGATCATCTGCGTGCGACCGGTTTGATCGACGACCAGCCACAGGACGGTAGTGCCCTGATACTTTGCTTGACGTGCAACCTCGGCGTACTGCGGATCTGGCGCGTGCAGCGCCTTGGGCGGTTTCACCCCGCCTTTGACGGCGAAATAAATGGTCAGCCCGTCGCAGACGATTTTTTGGACTCCGGAAGGTTCGGCCTGAAGAGGCGTGTCCGTCGAAATACCGGACGGGCAACCGTTCTTGAAGCTAAAAGGTCGAAGGCCGTCCGGACTCGCCGCGCGGACTACATTTCCGCTAAGCAGATCGCGCCAGTAGTCGGGCACGTCAGAGGCAATGCTCGTATCAGGCATGTAGAATACGCGATCCATAGCGCTTCGTAAGGTGGCCTCGTCAGGCGTGGCGGAGAGGGCTATGTCGATGCGCACGTCCTCATTCTCGCGGATGTACGACTTGTGATTCGTTTCATCGATTCGGACGGCGACGCGATTGCCACGCACTTCGAGCTGAGACTGGGTTAGCTTCAGGCGATTAATCGTGACGTATCCGAGCGTCCACGAGCCAGGGTGGCCGGGACCGACGAGCGCACCGGAGGCGTCGTATTTCAAGTGGGAGTCGGAATAAAACTTCTGCAGCGTTCGGGTTTGTGTCACGTAGGATTGCCGCAGCGAGTGCTCGATGCGAGAGAGGTCCTCGGCGCTAGCGAGGTTGGCGAGAAGGACAAGGAGAGAAAGAGTCCGCATGCGTCAGAAGAACCTTAACATTGTCATAACTGTTGATAACAGTCCTTATCGTAAGTTACGCCCACATCGGGACTCCCGGCGGGTGATCTCTAGCCAACAGTCGCAGGCTAAGCACCACAGTAGCGCCTGACTTAGATTCCATTTAAGTTCTCGGCGTGTAGTGCCGCGTCAGCCAGCGCGCCAGCCCGTCCAGTCCCGGGAACAGCACGCGCTCGGTGATGTTGGCCTGATCGAGCTTGTCGCGCGCCTCCCACTTCAGGTCCACCGGAATAATGATCCGCCGCACCAGCTCGGTGTGTTCTTTCAGCAGCCACTCGTCAAAGCGCGCCACCGGGCTCGACATCATCGAGAAGATCGAAAACTGGTTCACGATGCGCTGGTCCAGCGAGGGCGGTTCCAGGAAGACCGCGAAGGGCTCTTTCGACTGCTTCTCCATTGCTGCCAGCGACGGCGCGCCCCGTTCCAGCATTTCCACCGTGAACGCGTTCGACCGCTCCTCCGCCAGCACCTCGCGCATCGGCTTCGGCAGCAGCTTGTGCACCGAGACGTAATCGACGCACCAGATGATCCCGTCGCAACCGTAGCGCTCCAGGTCCTCGGTGGCGAAGTGCAGCGCGACGTAGGGCGAGTAGCTCCAGTCCAGCAGGCGCGTGGGCACGCCGTGGTGCTGCGCCACCGCCAGCCAGTTCCACTGCGAATCTTCGCGCACCGTGTCGGTGTGCGCGTACTTCTTGAAATTCCGCAGGATGTGGAATTCCACTTCGCGGATGTTGCCGCCGAGCTTCATCAGCCCGGTGCGTAGATCGCCGGTGGCGTCGCCCATGCCGCGATACACCTGATTGGAGCGGTAGCGGAGAATCGCCGCGTTCCAGGTGTTCTCGAACAGTTCGCGGTTCAGCTCGGTCCAGTTGGTGACGCGTACGTCTTGCACGATGACTCCGATGCACCCCGACGCGATTGTAGTCGGTTTGCACCACCGAGACACCGAGGACACCGAGTAAGACGTCTCAAAACAGGAACAGACATTCTCGGTGAATCTCGGTGAACTCGGTGACTCGGTGGTGATCAGGAAAAGGACCTGCGCGTTTGTGATCAAGCGCACGCCCGTCTGTGTGCGGTCCGCTGGTATAGTGTGCGATTACATTCCGCGTACTCGAGGTCCCCATGGCCCGCCGATTCGACAAATCGCGCGAACTCCGCCGTCGCGCCGAAGCCGTGATTCCCGGCGGTGTGAATTCGCCGGTGCGCGCCTTTGGCGCCGTCGGCGGCGATCCGCCCTTCATTACCCGCGGCCAGGGCGCCCATATCTGGGACGCCGACGGCAACGATTACATTGACTACGTCGGTTCCTGGGGCCCGCTGATCCTGGGCCACGCCGCGCCCGCCGTGGTCGAGGCCGTGATCGACGCCGCCCGCCGCGGCACCAGCTTCGGCGCTTCAACCCCTTCGGAAATTGATCTCGCCGAGGCCGTGCTCGATGCCTATCCCTCGATGGAGCACGTGCGCTTTGTCAGCTCGGGCACGGAAGCGACCATGTCGGCCATCCGCCTGGCCCGCGCCCATACCCACCGCAAATATATCGTCAAGTTCGAAGGCTGCTACCACGGACACAGTGACGCGCTGCTGGTGAAAGCCGGCTCCGGCGTGGCGACGCTCGGCATCCCCGGCTCGGCCGGTGTGCCCGAGGAGTTCGTCCAGTTCACCCTCGCGCTGCCTTACAACGATCCTGACGCAGTCGAGGAGGCGTTCAAGAAGTACCCGGGGCAGATCGCGTGCGTCATCGTTGAGCCGGTGGTCGGCAACATGGGTTGTGTCCCGCCGCGGAAGGGTTACCTGGACGCGCTCCGCTACCTCACCTCCCGGGACAATGCGCTCCTCATCTTCGACGAGGTGATGACGGGATTCCGTGTCGCCTTCGGCGGCGCGCAGGAACTGTACGGCACGCGCCCGGACCTGACCACGCTCGGCAAGATCATCGGCGGGGGTTTGCCGGTCGGCGCCTACGGCGGCCCGGCCGACATCATGGACATGATTGCGCCGCTCGGACCGGTGTATCAGGCGGGAACGCTCTCGGGAAATCCGCTGGCCATGGCGGCGGGCCTGGCGACCATCTGCCATCTGCGCGACCACCGCGAAATCTACGGCCGCATGGAACGCATGGCCGCCACTCTGGTCACGATGGTCACCGAAGCGGCCCTCGATGCCGGCCTGCAGGTCACGGCCAACCGCGTCGGCTCGATGTTCACCTGGTTCTTCACCCCGGAAACCGTCACTGACTGGCTGGGGGCGGCGACCTGCAATACCACCGCATTCGGGCGCTTCCACCACGGCATGCTGGACGCCGGCGTGTATCTGCCGCCATCCCAGTTCGAAGCAGCGTTCCTCGGCGCGGCCCACACCGATGAGGACATCCATCAGACCATCGCCGCCGCGCGCGAAGCGCTCACCGGCGTGCACGTGTGACAGTCGCCAGTCGCCGGTCGCCAGCCTCCAGGCTTGCGTCATCAGGATGTTCCTGGCGCCTGCAGCCTGGCGACTGGCGCCTGTTATTGCAACACCACCTCCGCGATATAGAGCGCGATCACCAGCACCGTCCAGCCAAAGCCGACCGGGATCAGGTATTCCTCTTCGAACCTGCGATACTTGCTGCTGTCGGAAGCCATGGCCCTACCTGCCGCGCGAAGCGGATGATATGTGGGAGTGAATCGGAGGGGCTGCGAGTCTCCGGATCAGCTCGCGATTCCAGCGGTCGGGCCGGGTTGAAGGCCCGCCGCGCGTATTCCCATTACGCACTTCCACCTTCGCACCGATTGGCGGAGGCGTATACGTTGCAGATCACATTTTCTTGTGATTGACCCCAAAATGGTAACTGCCGTCGAATCGGGCCGGAGAGCGGCGGCCTTATAGCTCCAGCTTCTTCATCCATTCGCGCAACGGGCCGCCCAGGTCCTCGCGCTTGAGCGCAAACTCCACCGTCGCTTTCAGGAATCCCAGCTTGTCGCCGGTGTCGTGGCGCTTGCCCTCGAAGTTGAACGCGTAAATTTTTTCCCGCTTGAGCAATTGCCGCATTCCGTCGGTGAGTTGCAACTCGCCGCCCGCGCCCAGCGGCGTGCTCTCCAACATCTCGAAGATGGTGGGCGTCAGGATGTAGCGCCCGATCACCGCCTGGTTGGACGGCGCTTCCTCAAGCCGCGGCTTTTCCACCAGGTTGCGGATGTCGAATAGTTTGCCCGCCCAGCGGCCGTCCACCGGCGTGGCGTCCACCACCCCGTAGGCGGAGATCGCCGCGCCCTCCACCGTCTGCGTGGCGATGACCGAGGACTGCATCTCCTC
It includes:
- a CDS encoding energy transducer TonB, translating into MRTLSLLVLLANLASAEDLSRIEHSLRQSYVTQTRTLQKFYSDSHLKYDASGALVGPGHPGSWTLGYVTINRLKLTQSQLEVRGNRVAVRIDETNHKSYIRENEDVRIDIALSATPDEATLRSAMDRVFYMPDTSIASDVPDYWRDLLSGNVVRAASPDGLRPFSFKNGCPSGISTDTPLQAEPSGVQKIVCDGLTIYFAVKGGVKPPKALHAPDPQYAEVARQAKYQGTTVLWLVVDQTGRTQMIRIVRAIGMGLDDAAVAAVRTWLFQPAELNGQSVAVQINVEVNFRLY
- a CDS encoding APC family permease codes for the protein MPRVPRVRRSLGLLPLVAATFFMVSGGPYGLEELVQKAGYGRALIVLLVLPFIWSLPTAFMVGELSGALPEEGGYYVWVRRALGPFWGFQEAWLSMLASIFDMAIYPTLFVLYLGQIAPSLGRGRNGLLVGAAIVAVAAIWNIAGIRAVGTSSVYLMLVLLFPFAAMTVYAMWRSPLTGVVHHGASVDLLGAVSVAMWNYMGWDNASTIAGEVEDPQRNYPRAMIGAAVLVAVVYLIPVAAAMVAGIDPGTWTTGSWVQAAGALGGRWLGLAVVAGGMICGLGMTNALVLSYTRVPFAMAQDGYLPTAFLRVHPKTGAPWVSILACAVAWTVCLPLGFERLVLIDIILYGVALLLEFVALVVLRVREPDLPRRFRAPGGIAGAAALGIGPAALLVLTFVRGESERTGPFTALGLGAILGLLGVLVYYAVRGRNEEVISNE
- the hemL gene encoding glutamate-1-semialdehyde 2,1-aminomutase, which codes for MARRFDKSRELRRRAEAVIPGGVNSPVRAFGAVGGDPPFITRGQGAHIWDADGNDYIDYVGSWGPLILGHAAPAVVEAVIDAARRGTSFGASTPSEIDLAEAVLDAYPSMEHVRFVSSGTEATMSAIRLARAHTHRKYIVKFEGCYHGHSDALLVKAGSGVATLGIPGSAGVPEEFVQFTLALPYNDPDAVEEAFKKYPGQIACVIVEPVVGNMGCVPPRKGYLDALRYLTSRDNALLIFDEVMTGFRVAFGGAQELYGTRPDLTTLGKIIGGGLPVGAYGGPADIMDMIAPLGPVYQAGTLSGNPLAMAAGLATICHLRDHREIYGRMERMAATLVTMVTEAALDAGLQVTANRVGSMFTWFFTPETVTDWLGAATCNTTAFGRFHHGMLDAGVYLPPSQFEAAFLGAAHTDEDIHQTIAAAREALTGVHV
- a CDS encoding FRG domain-containing protein; this translates as MQDVRVTNWTELNRELFENTWNAAILRYRSNQVYRGMGDATGDLRTGLMKLGGNIREVEFHILRNFKKYAHTDTVREDSQWNWLAVAQHHGVPTRLLDWSYSPYVALHFATEDLERYGCDGIIWCVDYVSVHKLLPKPMREVLAEERSNAFTVEMLERGAPSLAAMEKQSKEPFAVFLEPPSLDQRIVNQFSIFSMMSSPVARFDEWLLKEHTELVRRIIIPVDLKWEARDKLDQANITERVLFPGLDGLARWLTRHYTPRT